Proteins from a single region of Pseudomonas phenolilytica:
- a CDS encoding valine--tRNA ligase — translation MDKTYQPHAIETSWYQTWESNNYFAPQGSGEPYTIMIPPPNVTGSLHMGHGFNNAIMDALIRWRRMQGRNTLWQPGTDHAGIATQMVVERQLGAQGVSRHDLGREKFLEKVWQWKEESGGNITRQIRRLGSSVDWSRERFTMDEGLSEAVKEAFVRLHEDGLIYRGKRLVNWDTKLHTAISDLEVENHDEKGHLWHLRYPLADGARTADGKDYLVVATTRPETMLGDAAIAVHPEDERYKNLIGRHVMLPLVNRLIPIIADDYVDLEFGTGCVKITPAHDFNDYEVGKRHHLPLINIFDQNACVLARAQVFDIDGSVNDKVDGSLPDGYAHMDRFDARKAIVAEFEAMSLLEKIDDHALKVPRGDRSGTIIEPWLTDQWYVSTKPLAEKAIAAVENGQIQFVPKQYENMYFSWMRDIQDWCISRQLWWGHRIPAWYDEAGNVYVGRDETEVRKRYEIRNDEPLRQDEDVLDTWFSSGLWTFSTLGWPQQTEFLKTFHPTDVLVTGFDIIFFWVARMIMLSTHLTGQIPFKTVYVHGLVRDGQGQKMSKSKGNVLDPLDIVDGITLDELLQKRTSGMMQPKLAEKIAKQTRAEFPEGIASYGTDALRFTFCSLASTGRDIKFDMGRVEGYRNFCNKLWNAANFVFENTEGKDTGVNGEPVELSAVDRWIISTLQRTEAEVTRQLEAFRFDLAAQALYEFIWDEYCAWYLELVKPLLWDESASIERQRGTRRTLVRVLETSLRLAHPFMPFITEEIWQRVAPLAGKSGPTLMLQPWPEFDPSRLDEDAEGDIEWIKAFMLGIRQIRGEMNISMAKRIDVVLSNAAPLDLRRLADNEPLLKKLAKLETVRTLAAGEEAPLSAIALVGDLQVLVPMAGLIDKDAELARLDKEIARLDGEVKRVGGKLSNAGFVDKAPPEVIDKERAKLAEAEQAKARLVEQRERIATL, via the coding sequence ATGGACAAGACCTACCAGCCGCACGCCATCGAGACTTCCTGGTACCAGACCTGGGAATCGAACAACTATTTCGCGCCGCAGGGTTCCGGCGAGCCCTACACCATCATGATCCCGCCGCCGAACGTCACCGGCAGCCTGCACATGGGGCACGGTTTCAACAACGCGATCATGGATGCGCTGATCCGCTGGCGCCGCATGCAGGGCCGCAACACCCTGTGGCAGCCGGGCACCGACCACGCGGGCATCGCCACGCAGATGGTGGTCGAGCGCCAGCTGGGCGCGCAGGGCGTCAGCCGCCACGATCTGGGCCGCGAGAAATTCCTGGAAAAGGTCTGGCAGTGGAAGGAAGAATCCGGCGGCAACATTACCCGTCAGATCCGTCGTCTGGGATCTTCGGTGGACTGGTCGCGCGAGCGCTTCACCATGGACGAGGGTCTGTCCGAGGCAGTCAAGGAAGCCTTTGTGCGCTTGCACGAGGATGGTCTGATCTACCGCGGCAAGCGCCTGGTCAACTGGGACACCAAGCTGCACACCGCCATTTCCGATCTGGAAGTGGAGAACCACGACGAGAAAGGCCACCTCTGGCACCTGCGCTATCCGCTGGCTGACGGTGCGCGCACCGCGGACGGCAAGGATTACCTGGTGGTCGCCACCACCCGCCCGGAAACCATGCTCGGCGATGCCGCCATCGCCGTACATCCCGAGGACGAGCGCTACAAGAACCTGATCGGCCGCCACGTCATGCTGCCGCTGGTCAACCGCCTGATCCCGATCATCGCCGACGACTATGTCGACCTCGAATTCGGCACCGGCTGCGTGAAGATCACTCCGGCCCACGACTTCAACGACTACGAAGTCGGCAAGCGCCACCACCTGCCGCTGATCAACATCTTCGACCAGAACGCCTGCGTGCTGGCCCGCGCCCAGGTGTTCGATATCGACGGCTCGGTCAACGACAAGGTCGACGGTAGCCTGCCAGACGGCTATGCGCACATGGACCGCTTCGATGCGCGCAAGGCCATCGTCGCCGAGTTCGAGGCGATGAGCCTGCTGGAGAAGATCGACGACCACGCACTGAAAGTGCCGCGCGGCGACCGCTCCGGTACCATCATCGAGCCGTGGCTGACCGACCAGTGGTACGTCTCCACCAAGCCGCTGGCCGAAAAGGCCATCGCTGCGGTGGAGAACGGCCAGATCCAGTTCGTACCCAAGCAGTACGAGAACATGTACTTCAGCTGGATGCGCGATATCCAGGACTGGTGCATCAGCCGCCAGCTGTGGTGGGGCCACCGCATCCCGGCCTGGTACGACGAGGCGGGCAACGTCTACGTCGGCCGTGACGAAACCGAAGTGCGCAAGCGCTACGAAATCCGCAACGATGAACCGCTACGCCAGGACGAGGACGTGCTGGACACCTGGTTCAGCTCCGGGCTGTGGACCTTCTCCACCCTCGGCTGGCCGCAGCAGACCGAATTCCTCAAGACCTTCCACCCTACGGACGTGCTGGTCACCGGCTTCGACATCATCTTCTTCTGGGTCGCCCGGATGATCATGCTCTCGACCCACCTGACCGGGCAGATTCCGTTCAAGACCGTCTACGTCCATGGTCTGGTGCGCGACGGCCAGGGCCAGAAGATGTCCAAGTCCAAGGGTAACGTGCTCGACCCGCTGGACATCGTCGACGGCATCACCCTCGACGAACTGCTGCAAAAACGCACCAGCGGCATGATGCAGCCCAAGCTGGCCGAGAAGATCGCCAAGCAGACCCGCGCCGAGTTCCCGGAAGGTATCGCCAGCTACGGCACCGACGCGCTGCGCTTCACCTTCTGCTCGCTGGCCTCCACCGGCCGCGACATCAAGTTCGACATGGGCCGCGTCGAGGGCTACCGCAACTTCTGCAACAAGCTGTGGAACGCCGCCAACTTTGTCTTCGAGAACACCGAGGGCAAGGACACCGGCGTAAACGGCGAGCCCGTCGAGCTGTCGGCGGTGGACCGCTGGATCATCTCCACCTTGCAGCGCACCGAGGCCGAAGTCACCCGCCAGCTGGAAGCGTTCCGCTTCGACCTGGCCGCTCAAGCACTCTACGAGTTCATCTGGGACGAGTACTGCGCCTGGTACCTGGAGCTGGTCAAGCCTTTGCTGTGGGACGAGTCCGCCAGTATCGAACGCCAGCGCGGCACCCGCCGCACCCTGGTGCGCGTGCTGGAAACCTCGCTGCGTCTGGCGCATCCGTTCATGCCGTTCATCACCGAGGAAATCTGGCAGCGTGTCGCACCGCTGGCCGGCAAGTCGGGCCCGACATTGATGTTGCAGCCGTGGCCGGAGTTCGATCCGTCGCGCCTGGACGAAGATGCCGAAGGCGACATCGAGTGGATCAAAGCCTTCATGCTCGGCATCCGCCAGATTCGCGGCGAAATGAACATCTCGATGGCCAAGCGCATCGACGTGGTGCTGAGCAACGCCGCGCCGCTCGACCTGCGTCGACTGGCCGATAACGAGCCGCTGCTGAAGAAGCTGGCCAAGCTGGAAACCGTGCGCACCCTCGCCGCGGGCGAGGAAGCGCCGCTGTCGGCCATCGCCCTGGTTGGCGATCTGCAGGTGCTGGTGCCGATGGCTGGGCTGATCGACAAGGATGCCGAACTGGCGCGGCTGGACAAGGAGATCGCGCGGCTGGACGGCGAGGTCAAGCGCGTCGGCGGCAAGCTGTCCAACGCCGGCTTCGTCGACAAGGCGCCGCCAGAGGTGATCGACAAAGAACGCGCCAAGCTGGCCGAGGCCGAACAGGCCAAGGCCCGTCTGGTCGAGCAGCGCGAGCGCATTGCCACGCTGTAA
- a CDS encoding DNA polymerase III subunit chi — translation MTPKSPDKPAQLLDDLESIRALLGDQDPPLLTEQLDPASIPLLSDVVARPPAPQPVATLQPERREPAARAAFRSLAERHLDHELRMAANLILQEVIDDFVPQIEAELKRRLERRVDELVRTPKN, via the coding sequence ATGACGCCTAAATCCCCCGACAAACCTGCTCAGTTGCTCGACGACCTGGAGTCCATCCGTGCCCTGCTCGGCGACCAGGATCCGCCCCTGCTGACCGAACAGCTGGACCCAGCCAGCATTCCCCTGCTCTCGGATGTCGTAGCCCGCCCACCTGCACCTCAGCCTGTTGCCACGCTGCAGCCCGAACGGCGCGAGCCGGCGGCACGGGCCGCTTTCCGCTCGCTGGCCGAACGACACCTGGACCACGAGTTGCGCATGGCGGCTAATCTCATTCTGCAGGAGGTGATCGACGATTTCGTCCCGCAGATCGAGGCCGAGCTGAAGCGTCGCCTCGAACGTCGCGTGGACGAACTGGTGCGTACGCCCAAGAACTAG
- a CDS encoding DNA polymerase III subunit chi: protein MTRIEFYVLPDDNPLGRLRAACQLAAKGWQHGLPVFIRCHDAAQCQQLDELLWSFRTERFIPHEHYADDPQAPVVLGLEQAPAQPQSLLINLATTLSPHVDQFSRIIEIVNQEPDLLTACRDNFRLYRRHGYDPRRVEL, encoded by the coding sequence ATGACCCGCATCGAGTTCTACGTGCTGCCCGACGACAATCCGCTCGGGCGCCTGCGCGCGGCCTGCCAGCTGGCCGCCAAGGGCTGGCAGCACGGCCTGCCGGTGTTCATCCGCTGTCACGACGCCGCACAATGCCAGCAGCTCGACGAGCTGCTATGGAGTTTTCGCACGGAGCGCTTCATCCCTCACGAGCACTACGCGGACGATCCCCAGGCACCGGTGGTCCTCGGCCTCGAGCAGGCGCCGGCGCAGCCGCAAAGCCTGTTGATCAACCTAGCGACGACGCTGTCGCCGCACGTCGATCAGTTCAGCCGAATCATTGAGATCGTCAACCAGGAACCGGACCTGCTGACGGCCTGCCGGGACAACTTCCGCCTCTACCGACGGCACGGTTACGACCCCAGGCGGGTCGAACTGTAG
- a CDS encoding leucyl aminopeptidase — MEFVVKTAKASALKTATLVLPVGEGRTLGETAQAVDIASGGVIGSILKRGDLDGKVGQTLLLHSVPNLKAERVLLLGVGKNNELDTRQWRKALGAAAGVLKSLGGADAAFAVQDVQVKGRDTYAKVRLLAELLADSAYVFERFKSKKADPRALKKIILLCDKSQQDDIERAARHASAIASGMALTRDLGNLPPNLCHPSFMAEQARQLGKSFKGLKVDVLDEKKLRDLGAGAFLAVAQGSEQPGCIVVMQYNGGAKGEQPYALVGKGITFDTGGISLKPGLGMDEMKYDMCGAASVLGTFRAVLELQLPINLVGLLACAENMPSGKATRPGDIVTTLSGQTVEILNTDAEGRLVLCDTLTYAERFKPRAVIDVATLTGACIVALGSHTSGLLGNDQELAQQLLGAGEQAGDRAWQLPLFDEYQEQLDSPFADIANIGGPKAGTVTAACFLSRFTKQYPWAHLDIAGTAWISGGKEKGATGRPVPLLTQYLLDRAL, encoded by the coding sequence ATGGAATTCGTTGTAAAGACCGCGAAAGCTTCCGCGCTGAAAACCGCCACGCTGGTTCTGCCAGTCGGTGAAGGGCGCACCCTCGGCGAAACGGCCCAGGCCGTCGATATCGCCAGTGGCGGTGTCATCGGCTCGATCCTCAAGCGCGGCGATCTCGACGGCAAGGTCGGGCAGACGCTGCTGCTGCACAGCGTGCCGAATCTGAAGGCCGAACGCGTGCTACTGCTCGGCGTCGGCAAGAACAACGAGCTGGACACCCGCCAGTGGCGCAAGGCGCTCGGTGCCGCTGCCGGCGTACTGAAGAGCCTCGGCGGTGCCGATGCGGCATTCGCCGTGCAGGATGTGCAGGTCAAGGGGCGCGACACTTACGCCAAGGTCCGCCTGCTGGCTGAGCTGCTCGCTGACAGCGCCTACGTGTTCGAACGCTTCAAGAGCAAGAAAGCCGACCCGCGCGCACTGAAGAAAATCATCCTGCTCTGCGACAAGTCACAGCAGGACGACATCGAGCGCGCGGCCCGTCACGCCTCAGCCATCGCTTCGGGCATGGCGTTGACCCGCGACCTCGGCAACCTGCCGCCGAATCTGTGCCACCCGAGCTTCATGGCCGAGCAGGCGCGGCAGCTCGGTAAATCCTTCAAGGGTTTGAAGGTGGACGTGCTCGATGAGAAGAAGCTGCGGGATCTGGGCGCCGGTGCGTTCCTCGCCGTAGCCCAAGGCAGCGAGCAACCGGGCTGCATCGTGGTCATGCAGTACAACGGCGGAGCCAAGGGCGAGCAGCCCTACGCGCTGGTCGGCAAGGGCATCACCTTCGACACCGGCGGCATCAGCCTCAAGCCGGGCCTGGGCATGGACGAGATGAAGTACGACATGTGCGGCGCCGCCAGCGTGCTCGGGACCTTCCGTGCAGTCCTCGAGCTCCAGCTGCCGATCAACCTCGTCGGCCTGCTCGCCTGCGCGGAGAACATGCCCAGCGGCAAGGCCACCCGTCCCGGCGATATCGTCACCACCTTGAGCGGTCAGACCGTCGAGATCCTCAACACCGACGCCGAAGGTCGCCTGGTGCTCTGCGATACGCTGACCTATGCCGAGCGCTTCAAGCCGCGCGCGGTGATCGATGTCGCCACCCTCACCGGTGCCTGCATCGTCGCGCTGGGTAGCCACACCTCGGGGCTGCTCGGCAACGATCAGGAACTGGCGCAGCAGCTGCTCGGCGCCGGCGAGCAGGCCGGCGACCGCGCCTGGCAGCTGCCGTTGTTCGACGAGTATCAGGAGCAACTGGACAGCCCCTTCGCCGACATCGCCAACATCGGCGGGCCGAAGGCCGGCACCGTCACCGCGGCCTGCTTCCTGTCGCGCTTCACCAAGCAGTATCCCTGGGCGCATCTGGACATCGCCGGCACCGCCTGGATCAGCGGTGGCAAGGAAAAGGGCGCGACCGGTCGCCCGGTCCCGCTGCTGACCCAGTACCTGCTGGACAGGGCCCTCTGA
- the lptF gene encoding LPS export ABC transporter permease LptF: protein MIVFRYLSRELLVTVSAVSAVLLVIIMSGRFIKYLAQAAQGLLDPSVLLLIMGFRLPGFLQLILPLGLFLGILLAYGRLYLDSEMTVLSATGMSQRRLLLYSLAPAALVAALVGWLSLGLAPQGIAEVDRILNQQDSLTEFDTLVPGRFQNLRDGSRVTYTRELSADRSELAGVFISETNTSARSGQARGVSVLVAESGRQEIQPDGSRYLILENGFRYDGNPGQADYRAIQYDTYGVLLPKPQVAVELSEREAMPTRELLGSDNLRHRSELQWRLSMPVLVFVVTLLAVPLARVNPRQGRFLKLLPAILLYMTYLALLIAVRGALDKGRIPMALGLWWVHGLFFAIGLLMLYWEPLMLRLKKRRAAPGVVHG from the coding sequence TTGATCGTCTTTCGTTATCTGTCCCGCGAGCTTTTGGTCACCGTGAGCGCAGTCAGCGCCGTGCTGCTGGTGATCATCATGAGTGGGCGCTTCATCAAGTACCTGGCCCAGGCTGCTCAGGGGTTGCTCGATCCGAGCGTGCTGCTGTTGATCATGGGATTCCGTCTGCCAGGCTTCCTGCAGTTGATTCTGCCGCTCGGCCTGTTTCTCGGAATATTGCTGGCGTATGGAAGGCTGTATCTCGATAGCGAAATGACGGTGCTCTCCGCCACCGGGATGAGCCAGCGTCGCCTGCTGCTGTACAGTCTGGCGCCGGCGGCCCTGGTGGCTGCGCTGGTCGGCTGGCTGAGCCTTGGGCTTGCGCCGCAGGGCATTGCCGAAGTGGACCGGATCCTCAATCAGCAGGATTCGCTGACCGAGTTCGACACCCTGGTGCCGGGGCGTTTTCAGAACCTGCGCGATGGTTCGCGGGTAACCTATACGCGCGAGCTATCGGCCGACCGCAGCGAGTTGGCAGGGGTATTCATTTCCGAGACCAACACTTCGGCCCGTTCGGGACAGGCGCGTGGGGTTTCCGTGCTGGTGGCGGAAAGCGGGCGACAGGAAATCCAGCCTGACGGCAGCCGTTACTTGATTCTGGAGAATGGCTTTCGCTACGACGGCAATCCCGGGCAGGCGGACTATCGCGCCATCCAGTACGACACCTACGGTGTGCTGCTGCCCAAGCCGCAGGTGGCCGTCGAGCTGAGCGAGCGCGAGGCTATGCCGACGCGGGAGCTGCTTGGTAGCGACAACCTGCGTCATCGCTCCGAATTGCAGTGGCGCCTGTCCATGCCGGTGCTGGTATTTGTCGTGACCTTGCTTGCTGTGCCGCTGGCTCGCGTCAACCCGCGTCAGGGGCGTTTCCTCAAGCTGCTGCCAGCGATCCTGCTTTACATGACATATCTGGCGCTGCTCATCGCTGTGCGCGGAGCGCTCGACAAGGGGCGAATTCCAATGGCACTCGGTTTGTGGTGGGTGCACGGGCTGTTTTTCGCGATAGGTCTGCTGATGTTGTACTGGGAGCCGTTGATGCTGAGGTTGAAGAAGCGTCGCGCGGCGCCGGGGGTGGTGCATGGTTAA
- the lptG gene encoding LPS export ABC transporter permease LptG produces MVKLDRYIAIHVFLAILTVLGIIVGLALLFAFIDELGDVEGGYGLADALEYVLLTSPRRLYEMLPMAALIGCLIGLGTLASSSELTVMRAAGISLGRIVVAVMKPTLVLLLVGVLIGEYAAPWTEDIAQARRSLAQGAGEAQSSKRGLWHRQENEFVHVNAVQPGGVLVGVTRYRFDDERRLLSASFAKRASYQNDHWLLSNIATTHFRGDHTEVAQASEERWDVQLTPQLLGIVVVAPESLSITGLWRYIHYLADQGLNNGRYWLAFWTKVLQPAVTVALVLLAISFIFGPLRSVTLGQRIFTGVVVGFVFRIIQDLLGPASQVFGFSPLLAVALPAGVCALIGVWLLRRAG; encoded by the coding sequence ATGGTTAAGCTCGATCGATACATCGCGATCCATGTCTTTCTGGCGATTCTGACCGTTTTGGGCATTATCGTCGGCCTGGCCCTCCTGTTTGCCTTCATCGACGAGTTGGGCGATGTCGAGGGTGGATACGGTCTGGCGGATGCGCTGGAGTATGTGCTGCTGACCTCGCCGCGCCGGCTCTACGAGATGCTGCCGATGGCGGCGCTGATCGGCTGTCTGATCGGGCTGGGTACGCTGGCCAGCAGCAGCGAGTTGACCGTGATGCGCGCCGCCGGCATTTCGCTCGGCCGGATCGTCGTGGCGGTTATGAAGCCGACTCTCGTTCTGCTGCTGGTCGGCGTACTGATCGGTGAATACGCGGCGCCCTGGACCGAAGACATCGCCCAGGCCCGCCGTTCGCTGGCGCAGGGTGCGGGCGAGGCGCAGAGCAGCAAGCGCGGCCTCTGGCATCGACAGGAAAACGAGTTCGTGCACGTCAATGCCGTGCAGCCGGGGGGCGTGCTGGTTGGGGTGACGCGCTACCGTTTCGACGATGAGCGACGTTTGCTGTCGGCCAGTTTCGCCAAGCGCGCCAGCTACCAGAATGATCACTGGTTGCTGAGCAACATTGCGACCACGCATTTTCGCGGCGATCACACCGAAGTAGCGCAGGCGAGCGAAGAGCGCTGGGATGTGCAGCTGACGCCGCAACTGCTGGGGATCGTGGTGGTGGCCCCGGAGTCGCTGTCGATCACCGGTTTGTGGCGTTACATCCATTACCTGGCGGATCAGGGGCTCAACAACGGCCGTTACTGGCTGGCATTCTGGACGAAGGTGCTGCAGCCCGCCGTGACTGTTGCACTGGTGCTCCTCGCAATCTCGTTCATCTTCGGCCCGCTGCGCTCGGTGACGCTGGGGCAGCGCATCTTCACCGGCGTGGTGGTCGGATTCGTCTTCCGCATCATTCAGGATCTGCTCGGGCCGGCGAGTCAGGTGTTTGGCTTCTCGCCGTTGCTGGCGGTCGCACTGCCGGCGGGAGTTTGTGCGCTGATCGGTGTATGGCTGTTGCGGCGGGCGGGATGA
- a CDS encoding RDD family protein has translation MSRHLLSPQGQFPAASLIRRLAAMFYDSLLCIALMMVVTLFYQQVLLRLFYGSEQLKAVADAGGLDIDPLLSTLLMFSLFAFFAKFWTHNGQTLGMQVWGIRIQNKDGTAIDLWQALLRFLIAIMSWLSLGLGHLWMLWDKDKRTWQDIYSESQAVQLPKNIHKK, from the coding sequence ATGAGCCGACACCTGCTCAGCCCGCAGGGCCAGTTCCCCGCCGCCAGTCTGATACGCCGCCTCGCCGCCATGTTCTACGACAGCCTGCTGTGTATCGCATTGATGATGGTGGTGACCCTGTTCTACCAACAGGTGCTGCTGCGACTGTTCTATGGGAGCGAACAACTCAAGGCCGTGGCCGACGCTGGCGGCCTGGATATCGACCCACTGCTTTCGACGCTACTGATGTTCAGCCTGTTCGCCTTCTTCGCCAAGTTCTGGACCCACAATGGCCAGACGCTCGGCATGCAGGTCTGGGGTATCCGCATCCAGAACAAGGACGGCACGGCCATCGACCTGTGGCAGGCTCTGCTGCGTTTTCTGATCGCGATCATGTCCTGGCTGAGCCTGGGACTGGGGCACCTCTGGATGCTCTGGGACAAGGACAAACGTACCTGGCAGGACATTTACTCGGAAAGCCAGGCCGTACAGTTGCCGAAAAACATTCACAAGAAGTAA
- a CDS encoding cold-shock protein, which yields MSNRQNGTVKWFNDEKGFGFITPESGPDLFVHFRAIEGNGFKSLKEGQKVSFIAVQGQKGMQADQVQILG from the coding sequence ATGTCGAATCGTCAGAACGGTACCGTCAAGTGGTTTAACGACGAGAAAGGTTTTGGTTTCATCACTCCCGAGAGCGGTCCGGATCTGTTCGTGCACTTCCGCGCGATCGAAGGCAACGGCTTCAAGAGCCTGAAAGAAGGCCAGAAAGTCAGCTTCATCGCCGTGCAAGGTCAAAAGGGCATGCAGGCTGATCAGGTTCAGATTCTGGGCTGA
- the queA gene encoding tRNA preQ1(34) S-adenosylmethionine ribosyltransferase-isomerase QueA: MQVSDFSFQLPDSLIARHPLAERRASRLLVLDGETGDLAHRRFVDLLEYVRSGDLMVFNNTRVIAARLFGRKASGGKLEILVERVLDSHRVLAHVRASKSPKAGSVIVLDGGGEAVMVARHDSLFELRFSEEVLPLLERVGHMPLPPYIDRADEQADRERYQTVYAQHAGAVAAPTAGLHFDTALLAALRDKGVQTAFVTLHVGAGTFQPVRVERIEDHHMHQEWLEVSQEVVDAVAACRARGGKVIAVGTTSVRSLETAARSGELRPFSGDTDIFIYPGKPFNVVDALVTNFHLPESTLLMLVAAFAGYRETMAAYAEAVREGYRFFSYGDAMFITRNQAARGPEENQ, translated from the coding sequence ATGCAAGTCTCTGATTTCTCTTTTCAACTCCCAGATTCTCTAATCGCTCGCCACCCTCTGGCGGAGCGCCGTGCGAGTCGCCTGCTGGTGCTCGATGGAGAGACAGGCGATCTGGCGCATCGCCGCTTTGTCGATCTGCTTGAATATGTGCGGTCCGGCGATCTGATGGTGTTCAACAATACTCGGGTGATTGCTGCGCGTTTGTTTGGGCGCAAGGCGTCTGGCGGCAAGCTTGAGATACTCGTCGAGCGGGTGCTCGACAGTCATCGCGTGCTCGCGCATGTGCGGGCCAGCAAATCTCCCAAGGCCGGAAGCGTAATCGTTCTGGACGGCGGCGGCGAAGCGGTGATGGTGGCACGGCATGATTCGCTGTTCGAGCTGCGCTTCAGCGAAGAAGTGTTGCCATTGCTCGAGCGGGTTGGACACATGCCTTTGCCTCCTTATATAGATCGTGCCGACGAGCAGGCGGACCGGGAACGTTACCAGACCGTCTACGCACAGCATGCCGGAGCCGTTGCGGCACCTACGGCCGGTCTGCATTTCGATACGGCGCTGCTTGCGGCGTTGCGGGACAAGGGCGTGCAAACCGCGTTTGTCACCCTGCATGTCGGCGCCGGGACCTTCCAGCCGGTGCGTGTCGAGCGAATCGAAGATCATCACATGCACCAGGAATGGTTGGAGGTGAGCCAGGAGGTGGTCGATGCGGTGGCTGCCTGCCGCGCGCGAGGTGGCAAAGTCATCGCGGTGGGGACCACCAGCGTGCGGTCGCTGGAAACGGCTGCGCGCAGCGGCGAGCTGCGGCCGTTCAGTGGCGATACCGATATCTTCATCTATCCCGGCAAGCCCTTTAATGTGGTGGACGCGCTGGTAACCAATTTTCACCTGCCAGAGTCCACGCTGTTGATGCTCGTGGCGGCTTTTGCCGGCTATCGCGAAACGATGGCGGCCTATGCCGAGGCGGTGCGGGAGGGCTATCGCTTCTTCAGTTACGGCGACGCCATGTTCATAACGCGCAACCAGGCTGCGCGCGGACCCGAGGAAAACCAATGA
- the tgt gene encoding tRNA guanosine(34) transglycosylase Tgt encodes MSFELLATDGKARRGRLTFPRGTVETPAFMPVGTYGTVKGMLPRDIEGIGAQIILGNTFHLWLRPGTEVIRQHGDLHDFMQWQGPILTDSGGFQVFSLGAMRKIKEEGVYFASPVDGAKVFMGPEESMQVQRELGSDIVMIFDECTPYPADEETAQRSMELSLRWAKRSKVAHGDSPAALFGIVQGGMYESLRMRSLDGLCEIGFDGLAIGGLSVGEPKEEMIRVLDFLPPRMPTDKPRYLMGVGKPEDLVEGVRRGVDMFDCVMPTRNARNGHLFTDTGVIKIRNAIHRHDNSPLDAGCDCYTCQHFSRAYLHHLDKCGEMLGSMLNTIHNLRHYQRLMAGLRDAIQQGTLAAFVDAFYARRGMPTPPVA; translated from the coding sequence ATGTCGTTCGAGTTGCTTGCCACCGACGGCAAGGCGCGCCGGGGTCGACTGACGTTTCCCCGTGGAACGGTCGAAACGCCGGCGTTCATGCCGGTGGGTACCTACGGCACGGTCAAGGGCATGCTGCCGCGCGATATCGAAGGTATTGGGGCGCAGATCATACTCGGCAACACGTTTCACCTCTGGCTGCGTCCTGGCACTGAAGTAATCAGGCAGCACGGTGATCTGCACGATTTCATGCAATGGCAGGGGCCGATTCTGACCGACTCCGGTGGCTTTCAGGTGTTCAGCCTGGGGGCGATGCGCAAGATCAAGGAGGAGGGCGTGTATTTCGCATCCCCTGTCGATGGCGCCAAGGTGTTTATGGGACCGGAAGAGTCGATGCAGGTCCAGCGTGAATTGGGATCGGATATCGTCATGATCTTTGACGAGTGCACTCCGTATCCGGCCGACGAGGAGACAGCGCAGCGGTCAATGGAGCTTTCGCTGCGCTGGGCCAAGCGTTCGAAAGTCGCGCATGGCGATAGTCCGGCGGCGTTGTTCGGCATCGTCCAGGGTGGCATGTATGAATCGCTGCGCATGCGCTCTCTGGACGGTCTTTGCGAAATCGGCTTCGACGGTCTGGCGATCGGCGGTTTGTCGGTGGGCGAGCCGAAGGAAGAGATGATTCGTGTGCTCGATTTCCTGCCGCCGCGCATGCCCACGGACAAACCACGTTATCTGATGGGAGTCGGCAAGCCGGAGGATCTCGTCGAAGGCGTTCGTCGTGGCGTCGATATGTTCGACTGCGTGATGCCGACCCGCAATGCGCGCAATGGTCATCTTTTTACCGACACGGGCGTGATCAAGATTCGCAATGCGATTCACCGGCACGACAACTCGCCGCTGGATGCCGGTTGTGATTGCTACACATGCCAGCACTTCTCCCGCGCCTATCTGCATCACCTGGACAAGTGCGGTGAAATGCTCGGTAGCATGCTGAATACAATCCACAATTTGCGACATTATCAGCGTCTGATGGCTGGTTTACGCGACGCTATTCAACAAGGTACATTGGCGGCCTTTGTCGACGCCTTCTATGCCCGACGCGGTATGCCAACGCCGCCGGTTGCATGA
- the yajC gene encoding preprotein translocase subunit YajC, with the protein MSFLIPVAHAQEAAAGPAGTGFEWVFLVGFLVIFYLMIWRPQAKRAKEHKNLIGGLQKGDEVVTSGGIAGKVTKVADDFVVVEVSDNVELKFQKMAIAATLPKGTLKAI; encoded by the coding sequence ATGAGCTTTCTGATCCCCGTCGCCCATGCCCAGGAGGCTGCTGCTGGTCCTGCCGGTACTGGTTTCGAATGGGTTTTCCTGGTCGGTTTTCTGGTCATCTTCTATCTGATGATCTGGCGTCCTCAGGCCAAGCGCGCAAAAGAGCACAAGAACCTGATTGGCGGTCTGCAGAAGGGCGACGAAGTTGTCACTTCTGGTGGCATCGCAGGCAAAGTCACCAAGGTTGCCGATGACTTCGTGGTAGTCGAGGTGTCCGATAACGTCGAACTGAAGTTCCAGAAAATGGCAATCGCCGCAACGTTGCCAAAAGGCACGCTGAAGGCCATCTGA